The Amycolatopsis umgeniensis DNA segment ACGAACAGGACCTCGAGACCTTCGCGGCCGAACCGTCGGCGGTGAGCGGCCTGACCGCCGACGACTTCACCGGGCAGGTCGTCGACGCGGTCCAGCTGGCCCGCCATCACGGTCCGGTCGTCCTGGTCGCGCACAGTTTCGGCGGGCTCCCGGTCACCGCCGCCGCCAACGCGATCCCGGAATTGATCGACCACGTCGTCTACATCGCCGCACAGTGCCCGGTCGAGCGCGCCCCCGGCGAATACCCGGCGCTGCCCGAATGGTCGTCCTCCGCTTTGTTCACCGCGACGGCGCCGCTCATGGTCGGCGATCCGACGCGCCAGGGCTTCATCCGGGTCAACTGGCGCGGCGCCGACCGCGTGCGGCGCGCCGCGCTGCGGGACGCCATCTCCGGCGAACTCACCGAGGAGGAGTTCCTCCAGGTCGTCGTCACGAGCCAGCCGGACGAGGTGTTCTGGCTGGCCGACCCCTCGTGGGACCACCGCGCCGACAAGGACTCCTGGGGCAGGATCCCGCGCACGTTCGTGCGGCTGCTCGAGGATCGTTCGATGCCGTTGACCGCCCAGGACCTCTACATCGCCGAGGGCGACGCGCTCACCCCGGACAACCCCTACGACGTCCGCGACCTCGAGAGCAGTCACGCCGGCTTCTTCCGCAAGCCCGCGGGGCTGGCCGAGATCCTCGACGACCTCAGCGTCCGAGCAAGCGCCGGATCTCGGTGACGGCGGAGCGGCCCGCCCTGTTCGCGCCGACGGTGCTGGCGGACGGGCCGTAACCGACCAGGTGCAGACGCGGTTCGGCGACGACCCGGGTGCCGTCCATCCGGATACCGCCACCGGATCCGCGCAGGCGCAGCGGCGCGAGATGGTCGATGGCGGCGCGGAAACCGGTGGCCCACAGGATGATGTCGGCGGGCTCGAAGGTCCCGTCCGCCCACCTCACGCCGTCCGGGGTGATCCGCTCGAACATCGGGTGACGGTCGAGGATCCCCGCGTCCAGCCCCGCCGGCACCTCGGGCGTCACGGCCAGATCCGTCACGCTGACGACGCTTTTCGGCGGCAGGCCCTCCCGGACCCGCCTGTCGACCTTCGCGACGGCCTCACGGCCCCAGTCCTCGCTGAACGGCTCATCACGCCAGACCGGCGGGCGCCGGGTCACCCAGCGCGTCGAGTGCGCGAAAGGCGCGATCTCCAGCAGCAACTGGACGGCCGACGCGCCACCGCCGACCACGACGACCCGTTTGCCGCGGAACTCGCCGGCACCGGTGTAGTCGGCGGTGTGCACCTGGCGGCCGCGGAAGGTCTCCTGCCCCGGGTAGTACGGCCAGAACGGCCTGTCCCAGGTGCCTGTCGCGCTGATCACCGCGCGGGCGGCCCAGGTCTCCGCCG contains these protein-coding regions:
- a CDS encoding NAD(P)-binding domain-containing protein yields the protein MKADHEVDVAVIGAGQAGLSAAYHLRRAGFANEAGFVVLDHGKRPGGAWQYRWPSLIVEKVHGIYDLPGMGFGTPDPKLPAADVVSEYFGRFERTYDLPVHRPVDVLSVSAEEDRLVVASAAETWAARAVISATGTWDRPFWPYYPGQETFRGRQVHTADYTGAGEFRGKRVVVVGGGASAVQLLLEIAPFAHSTRWVTRRPPVWRDEPFSEDWGREAVAKVDRRVREGLPPKSVVSVTDLAVTPEVPAGLDAGILDRHPMFERITPDGVRWADGTFEPADIILWATGFRAAIDHLAPLRLRGSGGGIRMDGTRVVAEPRLHLVGYGPSASTVGANRAGRSAVTEIRRLLGR
- a CDS encoding alpha/beta hydrolase, whose protein sequence is MIPTFVFVHGSGSSAHAWTVTQREMASRGHRTLALDLPGRGAGFTQAYYEQDLETFAAEPSAVSGLTADDFTGQVVDAVQLARHHGPVVLVAHSFGGLPVTAAANAIPELIDHVVYIAAQCPVERAPGEYPALPEWSSSALFTATAPLMVGDPTRQGFIRVNWRGADRVRRAALRDAISGELTEEEFLQVVVTSQPDEVFWLADPSWDHRADKDSWGRIPRTFVRLLEDRSMPLTAQDLYIAEGDALTPDNPYDVRDLESSHAGFFRKPAGLAEILDDLSVRASAGSR